TCTTGAAGCAAATCTGAACGAGAACTTACAGTGACTTGTTCAAATACCTAATCAATTTGAGGGGATTCCAAACACCGATGCTGCCATCACAAAGGCCGCCGGCCACGAGACCCAAGGAGTACTCCTCGGAGGCGAATCCCGGCCTGCCCCAGGAGAGGCGGTTGAAGCGCTCGCTGCTGGGGCAGGCGCCGACGACGGGGAGCTCCTGGGCTTCGGACTGGAAGTCCAGCTTGAAGATCTCGAGGTTGGCGGAGGAGCTGAAAGAGAGATCGACGGCGCCGGCCATGGTGCCCGCCGCCAGGTACGGCGCGTCGGGGGCGAAGGCCGCCAGGGCGGATCGCGGGGCGCTCTTGATGCACGCCATGGCGAGCGGGGAGAAACCCTAGCTCGGCTCGgatctttcgtttcttcttcttcctcccgatcGGTCCGGCGGTGAGGGAAAAGAGGAGAAGCGAGATAGAGAAAAAGGAAGGATGGACGACAGGCGAACAAAAAGGCTTGACGGTTTTTGGACGGTGACGGGACTCTGTTCCGAGTTCGGGCGTTGGCGCTCGTCTTCCAGTCTTTCTCTCCCATGCGCATGCAGTTTATACGTTCATATTTGGGCAAGGAAGAATTGGGAATTGCACGGCCACAAATGGAACCCAGGCCTTGGCCCAAATTGATAAGGCTTAGCTTTTCAAGTACTGGGCCAGGCCGAGCTTGAACTAGATAATAATAAGGATGAGTAGGTGATTTTCCAGAGTGTTTAAACCTAAATAAGCATTACTATAAAGAGCATTGTTTTCGatataaaaaatagagaaaatcaaCCACAAAAGAgaaatagatttattttctCAGATTGCTGTTTaaggaaacaaaaaaattatattaactcTTGATCgaataaaaatattatctttagtcaaatatttttattttatttaggtGATAGTGGAGAAACTAAGTAACAGTCGTAATAAAATTAATAGTTAAACAGATTAAAAATGATTGTTGTTAAAAAAATGTTATTAGTGCGTATAACATAATGGACCTACCGCAAGACTGCTATCATCATTGTTATTTAAACGATGCTTCTAATCAATATCTTAAAACCCAATTAGGGCTGACCCATTTTGGCATTCAAATTATGGATTTGTGGCTCCACTACAAATTGATTGACTGAGCCATGATATCataaataaatatgataaaACTTAAATTCATAAAAGTTTAAAATCTAATGCTAACTTTATGAATCAAGTATGAGGTCCTTAATTAATAATGAGTGACATGTATTTTTTGTAATTCATAATCTTGagtattatatattttaaaatttagcaatctttttttttatttgcacaAGTATATAATTTAATAGTAATACAAACCGATACAAGATTTTTAGTGATTATACAAAGTCTAAGCATCCTATTCAAGGTTAGCTCATATATTATAAATTTTCTTAAATTGTAGTTTGATATTTTACTGTTAAACTATTTTTCATCGTACCTGAGTAATAGTACATATTTAGATGTTTTTCTTTGCTTGTATCAAAACTATATTATTAGTACAATTAATGATATTACATTCCTactatttttttggtaaaaatatTACACTCCTGTTATTCATATATGTTATAAATTTCTATAGGTTGTATTACAATATTTTATAGTTACACTaggatttttttaaattatacgAGACTAATAATATGAACTTAGATATATTTTTACTTGTACAAAAATTGTAATTGGTAGAATAATGATACTGTGCGTCATATAACAGAACTCAAGTTTCTTGGAGATTGTCAGCTCGAATCCCTTTCATATTtaattatcatattattatcttgactagtttttgtttttgtatcTCTACCAtgctaattatttatttaagatTATTTTCTTGATTCATGTAAGTTATTGTTATCCCTCCATGTATGTCGTTTGAGCTACATGCGAGACTGATATATTAAGTTTGATATACATTACTGGCTCTTGTTTGACCCTTATAGATATTTTATTGGACGGATAATGATGAATTAATCGGCATGCTTTGGATTTTATTGCTTAAATCACTTTGACTGATTACTATAATAAGATGATGCATCTCATAACAATACAATCCCGAAGAATTAtactattttcaaaatcaaaatgaaaaattgacctattaaattttattagttttattttgctcttcAAAGGAGTAGATTAAATGACGAAGTCCATCCCAACTTGCAGGAGTCAGCTATTTTGTCTCAATCATCCataacaaaaagaaagtttATCATGTTTTTGAACATCAACAAAGTCTTTCTTACGTGTTAATTAAAGTCAACTAATACCAAATAACAATATTCGTATTGTTTCTAACTCAATGAAGTACAATCAGTACTTGGACTCTGGCCATTGACAAGCTTGCATGTCACAGATGGCTTTCTGTTGATCTCGTAGTACTCACACTAAAAAATTTTCCAAACAAGATTAAACTGAATTTTCCGTATCCTATCTACCTAGATCAAATCATCCCATGGAATAAGATCTTCGAATGAACAATTGGATTCATCTGAGAAGAAAGTTTGCAGGACTGTATATGACACAACCACCATCCTCAATCCAAAATCAGAACAGTTTCGATTAAGTACACTGGTTTTTCTCTTTATATATAAGATTTAAAAGGTGAAAAAATACGTGTGtgattacaaaaaaaataaataaattgaatCATGTTATAGATTGTCTCTTCCGCTTCAAGTTGATGGATGTCTTCCTCGAGAGTACGTACCGATGAGCTCGAAATAAACGCTTTCGAAATCGAGCCAACTCCACCATCACATTCTGCCCATCCAAATATACCTCCTTGGTCACCTGCCACCCCTTGGCATTCATACTCTCTGGGTCTTGCAGCACTGGATCGCCCTTTCCATACTCCCTATACAATGAGCTCTCCCTCGGCAGGATCTTATACGGAAGATATCGCAGCCCCATCTTCTTCGCCGGCTCGCCGTAGTATGTCTCCGCCGCCCAGTCGGTCCCCAGCGGCACTATTTGGATGAACACCGATCCTGGCCTCATGAACAAGAAGTGCGTCATCGCCGCCCCATGGACTCCCACCATGGCGTCGCACGAATTCAGCGTTTGATAAATCTTAGCAAGCTCGGTGGTGCGTTCAGGTCTCAATACCTTCACCTCGAAACCGACCCCTTCGGCCAGTTTCACCAATTCCCTCTCGTTCTCGATCGCTCTCGATCCATTTCGCGACACAACTACCAGCTTTGGCTTCTCTTTTGCCGAAGGAACATTCCGTTCTGTCGCTGGTTTGAGCGACGGCGCGCTCGTCTGCTCTTCCGCCCTCACAATTGTTCTGATTCGAGGTGTGTAGGCCTCGTCGAGCAGCTGGCGGAAATCGATTATGGTCTTGTTGTTTTCCATTCTATCGGAATCCACCGTGAGCTCATCATGGATGCGGAGTCCGACGATGACTTCCGGGAAGCAGTGGGTTCTCCGATCGTTGGAGTAGTCGATGGGAGGATGGTCGGAGAGCCGAGAGACTACATCGCCGTGCTTGGTCATCCACCAGTCGTGGTACTCGAGCATGACGAAGACCACCTGCCGGTTGAAGTGCTGGGAGGTGATGTAGAGAGGGATGATGCCATCATTGAACTCATGGTAGACGTTGCCGGTGTACCCACCGGTGGAGAAGACAACGGCGGGAACGTCATGGCGGACATCGCAGCGGTGGTTCTCCAAGTCGTCGGCGCAGGCGGTTCGTAGGCGGAGCTCATCGATGGTGTCCATGATGCTGGTCTCCCACTTCCTCGTATAAGGCCTGATCTTTTCCTCCATGGAAGGGGCGGCGGCGGAGCTATTGCCGAAGAGGAGGATGGAGTTGGAGGGCGAATGAGTCCGAACGTCGCCTCGCATGAAGCAAACGTCGGTCCGAAAGGCGGTGCGATCGCAGCAGATGGTGTTGTTGGCAATCGAAGAACAGGGGACCGGTCCCctgttctcttcttcccttctcgcTTGGAGTACCGGCTCATATTCCGTCCCTAAAGAATCTGTGCGACAAGAGAGAAAGACATGGAGGTTAAAGACGAGCTGACAAAGGGAATAAAGTCAAGGGAGAGGgacagggagagggagggggagcttACAGAAGAGGAGTCGAGGCCCGAAGAAGCAGCTGCAGgaaaggagggagaagaggaagaggacacGGAGGGCGGCAAGCTTCGACTTCCTGAGATTAAAGTAGTCGTGGTACATGAACGAAGGGAAGTGGTGAGACTCCATGAAATctggctgctgctgctgctgctgcgctTCGCCTTTTCTTAGCTGCTGGAAATAGCTGCGGTGGTGGTGCACCATCATGTATTTGTTCGACCTTCGAAGAAGAGAAGATGGCGAAGGGAGTAATggtggaagaagaagggaggagagtaTGCTTGGAGCGTTGGTGGTTTGGTTTTAGACTTCTTGTTTGGGTGATGAGGGGGTTTCAATGGagtagaagaggaggaagggaaaGAGAGATGGAAACAAACCCGCGTCTGGGTTGGTATCAGGAAGAAAGTAGGGGGTGGCGTGGGCGACTGGAAACGGTCAGGGATAGATGGGATTATGTATGGGGTGCAAGGCTAGAATAAGAAAGCCGCGGATAAGGTAGGCGGTGACGCCGAAGGTGTGTATTGGGCGGGCGTCGTCCTTGTTTGGCTGAGTCATTGACAGCAGCTGGTGGGGAGAACGGTTGATTTGTcaaggggaaaagaaaggcATCCAGAAACCCAGAACGCAGAGAGAAAAGGGCTCTCCGCGTGGAGAAGTATTTCTGTGGACCACGGAGATGGGAACCGCCGAGCTAACTCAGCGAAGCACGTGGATTGTGACGTGACCCAAAGCCCTGGCCAGAGTTGGCGGCTAGTGCCAGCCGTCGGGAACCTCAACTAGCCGTTGAATCGTATGGATGAAGGCAGTGGAAAGTTCCTATTTTTATATCCAGGTTCTATTTCTTACGGGCTGAAGCGGTTTGGTAAAGTAGGAATAAATACCCAGATAAGTTCAAGAAAAGTGGAGTTGAGTAGAAAATGATTATGAGTTTAGATCCGGCTCGATCCAGGCTAGAACTAGAGAGGTTTCGTTCTAAAACTATTCCGCATTCATGTATTATGGAACAACAAGTGAAAGTtatattctttttattattattatttaagaaAATTTATTGGAGATGATTGAGTGGATTCTACAGGAGGGGGTCAAGGTTGTTCAACCATCCGCTTTTAGAGGATGTTCGGGGATGGGACGACTACTATAGAAGTGTGATGTCTTATAGGTTATGCATATGTTCCGAAAGACGAAAAGAACTGCTGATTGGATCGCCTCCTT
The Phoenix dactylifera cultivar Barhee BC4 chromosome 3, palm_55x_up_171113_PBpolish2nd_filt_p, whole genome shotgun sequence DNA segment above includes these coding regions:
- the LOC103719214 gene encoding beta-1,2-xylosyltransferase XYXT1-like; its protein translation is MMVHHHRSYFQQLRKGEAQQQQQQPDFMESHHFPSFMYHDYFNLRKSKLAALRVLFLFSLLSCSCFFGPRLLFYSLGTEYEPVLQARREEENRGPVPCSSIANNTICCDRTAFRTDVCFMRGDVRTHSPSNSILLFGNSSAAAPSMEEKIRPYTRKWETSIMDTIDELRLRTACADDLENHRCDVRHDVPAVVFSTGGYTGNVYHEFNDGIIPLYITSQHFNRQVVFVMLEYHDWWMTKHGDVVSRLSDHPPIDYSNDRRTHCFPEVIVGLRIHDELTVDSDRMENNKTIIDFRQLLDEAYTPRIRTIVRAEEQTSAPSLKPATERNVPSAKEKPKLVVVSRNGSRAIENERELVKLAEGVGFEVKVLRPERTTELAKIYQTLNSCDAMVGVHGAAMTHFLFMRPGSVFIQIVPLGTDWAAETYYGEPAKKMGLRYLPYKILPRESSLYREYGKGDPVLQDPESMNAKGWQVTKEVYLDGQNVMVELARFRKRLFRAHRYVLSRKTSINLKRKRQSIT